From Granulimonas faecalis:
CGTCTTCCATGAGTTTGCTGACGTCGTAGTTGACCGAGACGACGGAACGGTCCACCTCCTCGTTGAACGGATGTTTGATATAGACGAGCCTCCCGGCCCCCACAGTGCCGCCCTCCTGGGGCACCACCTCGCAAACGGCCAGGATGAAGTTGTCGGGCGCGTTCAAGGCCTTGAGCACCTCGTTGCGGGAGAGGGTCACGGTCGTAGACCCCTGGATGCGGCCCTTCACCTCGATGAACCGTTGGACGGGCTGCCCCGGCGCGGGCACCAGGCCCTCCGGGGGCCGGGACAGCACGTCAAAGCCGCAATGGTCTGCAGAGACGTCCACAGGCTCAAAGCCGAGGGCCCGCTCGGTGGCCATGACGGCCCCCATGGCGCAAAGCTCCACGACGCGGCGCGCCTGGGCGTCGGCCGCGAGGCTGGCGGCCATGGCGGGCGCCTTGAGCGTCTCCACGAGGGCGCGGGGCACCACAAGGGAACACCCCACCACCTGCGGCGACACGGGGAAGATCCGCAGCTCCTCATCTATCTCGGCAAGACGGGTCGTGCGGCGCCGCTCGAGGTCCTTGGCGCGGTCGCGCCAGAACGTGCCGTCCGCGCCACGGGAGCGCATCTCGGCGCTCTTGACGCCGCAGTAGCGGATCTCCTGCGTGAGACGGTGGTCTACGGCCGCCCGCATCTTCTCGAGGCGGGGCACGCGCAGCGCCTTGACCGCGTCCATATGGCGGGGGACCACATCGCCCATGGCACGGGCACGGACGGCCTGCTCGCTCACCGTGGCAAAGGGGCGGCGCTCCCTCAGCCATGTCTCCAGGAGCTCGAGCTCGTCCTCGGTGGGCGCGCTGCAGTCCAGGTACGGGGCATCGCCGCTGTCAAAGGTGCGGCCATCCTCCGCCATGCCCACAAAGCAGAGGTTGCAGGCCACTGCATGCTGCTCGCCCGAGGCTGTGCGCCGGCCGTCGCAGATGCGGTCCTCCACATAGAAGAGGGCGTGAGGCTCGGTCTCGCAGGACCCCTCGTCGATGAGCACGGCCCCCTTGTGGAGCAGGTTCCCATGCAGCGCGAGCATGGTGTCAATGACGGCGTCCATGAGGGGGTGGCCCGGGTAGACGAACTCTGCATCCGGGGCACCGGGGACCTCGGCGAGCCTGCCGTCAAAGCACACCCGCGTATAACGGGGCAGCAGGGACCGGGCACCCTTGTTGCGACGGTCGCGTTCGAGCATCACGTCGGGCGTATGGGTGACCTCAAAGCGGCCGGGTTCCCGCTCCACGACGCGTCCCCCGAGGCGCTCGACGGCATCGCAGAAAAAGCAGGCGACGTAGTGAGGCTGCAGCCGGCGGGCCTCGGCGAGCTCCATCTCCTCGCGCACGCGGGCCACCGCGGCCTGGTCCATCACGTCGTCGGTGAGGGCGTTCTCGACAAGGAGCTCCTTGAGCCTCTCCTGGTCGAGCGCCCCCTCCACGATGCGGTTGAGCTCCTCCGCCCGGGCGGGGTCCGAGCCGTAGCGCACGGCGTCCTTGAGGAGGTCGGCCAGACTCCTATCGCCAAAAGAGACCTCGCCCAGCACGTCGAAGACGCGACCGCCCAAGACGCCGCGCTCCACCTCGAGCTTGTTGAGCAGGCGCTCGTAGACCTGGCCCTCCCGGGTGCCCCCGGCCACGAGGTTCCACAGGTGGCAAACCTCGGTCTGGCCGATGCGGTGGATGCGGCCAAAGCGCTGCTCCAGCTTGTTGGGGTTCCAGGGCAGGTCGTAGGAGATCTCCAGGTGGGCCTGCTGGAGGTTGATGCCCTCCCCCGCAGCGTCGGTGGCGAGGAGCACCTGGACGTCCTTGTCGTTCTTGAAGCGGTTCTCCGCCTGGCGTCGGGCGTTGCGGCCCATGCCTCCGCAGATGACCTCCACGGCGTCGCGACGGCCCAGGAGCTGGCGGATGTTGGAGGCCAGATAATCCAGCGTGTCCTTGTGCTCGGTGAAGATGACGAGCTTCTCGCGCGAGCCGTCTTTGGCGTACATGGCCGGCGCGTCCTGCAGCAGCCGGGAGAGCTCCTGCCATTTGCGGTCGTCCTTGCTGCGGTACACGCGGCCCGCAAGGTCCACCAGGCGGTCGAGCTCCGCTATCTCGGCCACGAGCTCGGCCTCTGTCTCGGCCGCCGTGACGCCGGAGGTGGAGTCCTCCAGGGTGTCGAGCTCCTCCTGGGAGAGGTCCTCGTCGTAGGCCGGACTGTCCCAGATATCCGCCGAGACGCCCGGGGCTTCCTTGCGGGCCCTCCCGGCCTTCATGTTGGCCAGCTCCTCCTTGAGGCGGTCGCGGCGGCGGCGCAGCGAGCTGAGGATGGCGGCCGGGGACGAGGCGAGCCGGCGCTGCAGCACGGTGAGGGCAAAGCCCACGGAGTTGCGCTTGGCACCGTCGCCGATGGAGTCAGCGCGGTTGAAGCCCGTGCGCACGTATTCCGTGACCTCCTGGTAGAGCTCGTCCTCCAGGAGCGTGAGCTCGTAGCTCACCGTGTGGGCGATGCGCTCAGGAAAGAGCGGCCGGCCCTCGAAGGTGAGGAGCTCCTCCTTCACCAGGCGCCGCATGACGTCGGAGACGTCGGCGATGTCGGCGATGTCGGGCTCGCCATGGGCGGCCCCCTCAAAACGGTCCGCGTCCACGAGGGCCATGAACTGCTGGAAATCCTTCGGCTTGCCGTTGTGGGGCGTCGCCGTCATGAGGAGCAGGTTCTCCGTATGCCCGGAAAGGAGCTGGGCCAGCCTGTAGCGCGCCGTGTACTTGACCTCCCTGCCGTACACATGGGCGGCCAGTTTGTGGGCCTCGTCGAATATCACGAGGTCCCACTGGCAATCCTCCACGAGGGACCCGATCTCCTTGTCCCGGGCCAGGCGGTCGAGGGAGGCAATGGCGAGGTCGTGGTCCAGGAATGCGTTGCGCCGGCCCGAGGCCTCGAAGGCGTCCCGGGTGAGGATGGCAAAGTCGAGGCCGAACTTGTCGAGGAGCTCGTCCTGCCACTGGACGCAGAGACTGCCGGGGCACACGACGAGGCACCGCTTGAGGTCGCCGCGCGCCATCATCTCCTTGACGAGAAGGCCGGCCATGACGGTCTTTCCCGCGCCAGGGTCGTCCGCGAGAACGTATCGCAGCGGCAGGCAGGGCAGCATCTTCTCGTAGACCGCGCTGATCTGGTGGGGCAGCGGCCGGATGCGGGAGGTGCGCACGGCCAGGAAGGGGTCCTGGGTGGAGGCGAGCGAGATGCGCAGGGCCTCGGACGCGAGTTTGAAGTCACCACCGTTGGCCGTGAAGCCCCAGGAGCTCTCCTCGATGGAGAGCGTCTCGACGTCCTCGGCAAAGAAGACCCGCCCCTCGATGGCGCCAGACGACAGCCTATAGGTGATATTTGCCGATATGTCGCTGTAGGGTTCAACCGAGACGACGCTGACGGCCTGACCGGGGATGAGGCCGATAAGCCGGCAACCAGGGGTGATGTCGGCTAGGCGCACCATTGGTACGCCCCCGCGGGAACGATCAGAGGCGCGCTAAGACTGCGACGCCCCCCCCCGTATTACATACGATCATTGAAGCCATGGCGTGTCCCCGTCTTTATTCAGGTTCGTACAATCAGCCATAATACATCGCCAAAAGCTTAATCCAGACGGCGATGCGGCATAGCCCCGCCGACCGGCCACGCGTGACAATGGTACCTGGCCCATCTGTCACTTCGTATATTGCGTTGTTGATGAATTTCTACCTGAGCGCAAACCTTTGGCAAAAGAAAAGCCCGACGCATCGGGCTTTTCCAGGTGTCAGCCGAAGCCTTCCACCGCGATTAGTGATAATTTACCACGAATAGCGGTCGACGATCCCCGACTTACTTCCCGCTCACAAACTGCCGCAGGGCACGCAATTTACCTCGCGTGTTCGTCTTGATGATCTTCGAATACACGTTAAATGGCA
This genomic window contains:
- a CDS encoding helicase-related protein, which produces MVRLADITPGCRLIGLIPGQAVSVVSVEPYSDISANITYRLSSGAIEGRVFFAEDVETLSIEESSWGFTANGGDFKLASEALRISLASTQDPFLAVRTSRIRPLPHQISAVYEKMLPCLPLRYVLADDPGAGKTVMAGLLVKEMMARGDLKRCLVVCPGSLCVQWQDELLDKFGLDFAILTRDAFEASGRRNAFLDHDLAIASLDRLARDKEIGSLVEDCQWDLVIFDEAHKLAAHVYGREVKYTARYRLAQLLSGHTENLLLMTATPHNGKPKDFQQFMALVDADRFEGAAHGEPDIADIADVSDVMRRLVKEELLTFEGRPLFPERIAHTVSYELTLLEDELYQEVTEYVRTGFNRADSIGDGAKRNSVGFALTVLQRRLASSPAAILSSLRRRRDRLKEELANMKAGRARKEAPGVSADIWDSPAYDEDLSQEELDTLEDSTSGVTAAETEAELVAEIAELDRLVDLAGRVYRSKDDRKWQELSRLLQDAPAMYAKDGSREKLVIFTEHKDTLDYLASNIRQLLGRRDAVEVICGGMGRNARRQAENRFKNDKDVQVLLATDAAGEGINLQQAHLEISYDLPWNPNKLEQRFGRIHRIGQTEVCHLWNLVAGGTREGQVYERLLNKLEVERGVLGGRVFDVLGEVSFGDRSLADLLKDAVRYGSDPARAEELNRIVEGALDQERLKELLVENALTDDVMDQAAVARVREEMELAEARRLQPHYVACFFCDAVERLGGRVVEREPGRFEVTHTPDVMLERDRRNKGARSLLPRYTRVCFDGRLAEVPGAPDAEFVYPGHPLMDAVIDTMLALHGNLLHKGAVLIDEGSCETEPHALFYVEDRICDGRRTASGEQHAVACNLCFVGMAEDGRTFDSGDAPYLDCSAPTEDELELLETWLRERRPFATVSEQAVRARAMGDVVPRHMDAVKALRVPRLEKMRAAVDHRLTQEIRYCGVKSAEMRSRGADGTFWRDRAKDLERRRTTRLAEIDEELRIFPVSPQVVGCSLVVPRALVETLKAPAMAASLAADAQARRVVELCAMGAVMATERALGFEPVDVSADHCGFDVLSRPPEGLVPAPGQPVQRFIEVKGRIQGSTTVTLSRNEVLKALNAPDNFILAVCEVVPQEGGTVGAGRLVYIKHPFNEEVDRSVVSVNYDVSKLMEDGTVVLHEEDLYG